One part of the Ursus arctos isolate Adak ecotype North America unplaced genomic scaffold, UrsArc2.0 scaffold_16, whole genome shotgun sequence genome encodes these proteins:
- the CUNH20orf144 gene encoding uncharacterized protein C20orf144 homolog, with amino-acid sequence MGNNSSHKRTKVPKQARKERPPDMDKAGRKQQFFSHLKRKKPSAKIVLLFPLDKRQQLAEVAAGPGARPGRPGEDATGAPVGSPAAAPMLRGAGDGADQREGAREREMKKILVLLLLLDARLQEEGRCAAGAPGGGAGTGGGAKVAQGWQRLYARLPTESGADREADPAEEQPRKRRRCPRPRP; translated from the exons ATGGGAAACAACAGTTCTCACAAGAGGACCAAAGTGCCCAAGCAGGCCCGCAAGGAGAGGCCGCCCGACATGGACAAGGCTGGGCGGAAACAGCAGTTCTTCAGCCACCTCAAGCGGAAGAAGCCAAGC gccaagATCGTGCTGCTCTTCCCCTTGGACAAGCGGCAGCAGCTAGCCGAGGTGGCGGCGGGCCCTGGCGCGCGGCCTGGGCGGCCAGGCGAGGACGCGACGGGCGCCCCGGTGGGCTCCCCGGCGGCGGCGCCCATGCTGCGAGGAGCGGGCGACGGCGCTGATCAGCGCGAGGGCGCGCGcgagagagaaatgaagaagatcttggtcctgctgctgctgctggacgCGCGGCTGCAGGAGGAGGGGCGCTGTGCGGCGGGCgcgcctgggggcggggccggaaCGGGGGGCGGAGCCAAGGTGGCGCAGGGCTGGCAGCGGCTGTACGCGCGTCTGCCGACCGAGAGCGGAGCGGACCGCGAGGCCGACCCCGCCGAGGAGCAGCCGCGCAAGCGGCGCCGCTGCCCTCGCCCGCGGCCCTGA
- the ACTL10 gene encoding actin-like protein 10: MASTALLALCSTGAFSGLAVEAGAGVCHATPIYGGHSWHEATFRLDVAGSTLSRYLRNLLVAAYPHLQLRALPRKAITQLKKRCCYVSLDFEGDLQNPDRHHPATFCLGKGCSVCLSSERFRCPEPIFQPSLLGQAKPGLPALVFRALQKVPATLRKRLADTVVLAGGSTLFPGFTERLEMELEAQCRRHGYAALRPCLVAKPGRGTAVWTGGSMAASLRSFQCRWITRAMYQECGSRLVHEVFN; encoded by the coding sequence ATGGCCAGCACAGCGTTGTTGGCGCTCTGCTCCACTGGCGCTTTCAGCGGGCTGGCCGTGGAGGCAGGAGCGGGCGTGTGCCATGCCACGCCCATCTATGGGGGCCACTCTTGGCACGAGGCCACATTCCGGCTGGACGTGGCAGGCAGCACCCTGTCACGCTACCTGCGGAACCTGCTGGTGGCAGCATACCCCCACCTACAGCTGCGGGCCCTGCCCCGCAAGGCCATCACACAGCTCAAGAAACGCTGCTGCTATGTGTCACTGGACTTTGAGGGAGACCTTCAGAACCCTGACCGCCACCATCCGGCCACTTTCTGCTTAGGCAAGGGGTGCTCTGTCTGTCTCAGCAGCGAGCGCTTCCGCTGCCCAGAACCCATCTTCCAGCCCAGTCTGCTAGGCCAGGCCAAGCCAGGACTGCCTGCACTGGTCTTCCGGGCACTGCAGAAGGTTCCTGCAACACTACGGAAACGGCTGGCTGATACCGTGGTGCTGGCCGGTGGCTCCACACTTTTCCCTGGCTTCACTGAGCGCCTGGAAATGGAGCTGGAGGCGCAGTGCCGGAGGCACGGCTATGCAGCACTGAGGCCTTGCCTGGTGGCCAAGCCTGGGCGTGGCACAGCTGTATGGACAGGCGGCTCCATGGCGGCCTCCCTGCGCTCCTTCCAATGCCGCTGGATAACCCGGGCCATGTACCAGGAGTGTGGCTCCAGGCTGGTGCACGAAGTATTCAACTGA